The DNA sequence AATTAAACTTGAATCCTACCTCAATCTCAATACTCAAAAAGAAATAGCAACTCTTATCGTAGCTATAGGCTACTCTAATGATAAAAGTTTGCCACAAAAGAATCGCTTTGATTTTGATGAAGTAGTTCAATTTTTATAATTAAAGCTAAAATAAAAATAGAATACAATTCTATTTTTACCGTTACTTTGCCAAAATTTTATATAATTTTTTAAATTTCACAGAATTTAAGGTTTTATATGAATTTGCCAAATATTTTAGCATTTTTAAGAATTATGTTAGCTCCTTTATTTTTTTTCTTGCTTACTCATTCTTTTAAAGAAGTTGATCAAAGCTGGATTAATTATTTTGCTGCTTTAACATTTTCTTTAGCAGCAATAAGTGATTTTTTCGATGGTTATATTGCAAGAACTTGGAATCAAACAACAAAACTAGGAGGTATCTTAGATCCTTTGGCTGACAAAATGCTTATTTTAGCAGCTTTTTTAGGTTTATTAATGATAGGAAGAGCAAACGAATGGATTATTTATCTTATACTCGTTCGTGAATTTTTTATCACAGGCTTTCGCGTAGTTATGGTTAGTGAAAATTTAAATGTTAATGCCTCATTTGCTGGAAAGCTAAAAACAACTTTTCAAATGATAGCTATAGGTTTTTTAACAATGCAGTGGGCAGGAGGACAAATTTTGCTTTATATTGCCTTTGTTTTAACACTTTACTCTGGTTTTGAATATGTTTTAAGCTATATGAAACAAAACAAAGGAAAATTACAATGAAATCTTTATTTTTTTTAATTTTAATACTTATACTTGGATTTAAATTTTATTCTATTGAATTTTTAGCAACAATTTTGGTCATTTCTTTTTTAATTTTTTTTCACGAGCTGGGTCATTTTTTAGCGGCAAAATCTTTAGGTGTTAAGGTAGAAATTTTTAGTATTGGTTTTGGAAAAAGTCTTTTAGAATTCAACTTTAAAAATACCATTTATCGCTTAAGCACTCTGCCTTTAGGAGGTTATGTAAAACTTAAAGGACAAGATGATATGCGTCCAGGTTTTGAAAATTTAGATCCTGATAGTTATAGTATTTTACATCCTTTGAAGAAAATTTATATTTTACTTGCTGGACCTTTTTTTAATCTCTTTTTAGCTTTTATACTTTATATTGTTATAGGAAATTTAGGAATACAAAAATTATCAGCACAAATAGGTACTATCGCTCCAAACTCTGCAGCACAAATAGCTGGAATGAAACCTGATGATATAATTTTATCTATCAATGGAATCAAAATTCAAAGCTTTGATGAAATTTCAAAACATCTAAATTTACAACCTCTAAATATTGTAGTTGATAGAAATGGAGAAAAAATAAATTTCAATCTTACCCCAAAAATAGGACAAGGATATAATGATTTTGGTCAATTGGTTTCAAAGGCACAACTTGGAGTAAGTCCAAAAGGCACTGATATATTAGTTTTTCACACAGGATTGCAAAGTCTAAATTATGCTTTAGACGAAAGCATTAAAGCTTCAACGCTCATTATTAAAGGCATAATAAAACTTATTACTGGAGAAGTAGAAGCTAAAAACTTAGGTGGCATTATTACAATGGCTAATATCACTTCAAAAGCAGCACAAACAAGTTTTACAATCCTTTTACTTATAACTGCTTTAATTTCAATCAATCTAGGAATTTTAAATCTTTTACCTATTCCTATGCTTGATGGAGGACATATATTGTTTAATATTTATGAAATTATTTTTAGACGCAAAGTGTCCCAAAAAACCTTTGAATACCTAAGTTATGGAGGAATGGCTATACTTTTAAGCTTGATGCTTTTTGCTACTTTTAATGATATTTTAAGAGCTTTACAATGAATAAAAATTTTACCTATCCTACACCCAATTTTTCAGATCCAAAAAAAAGTATTATTTTTTGGCGTTATTCGCGCTTTTGGGCTAGAAAAATCTTATATTTTTCTCAAGTGAATTTTTTCATTAAAACACTCAATAAAGAAAAAAATAATCACTTAAAATATTTTTTTCAAGAAAAACCTTATGCTTGCTATAATGTTATTAGAAGATTTTGCGATAAAAGTTTTAGTGCCAATGATAGAGTTAAAACCTTACTTTATGATGTTGATAAAGGGTTAAAAACGTTTACTTTTTTTCCAGAAAGAAAAAATATTTTTATCCTTAAAGACGAAGAAAATACTTTTGAAATCGATCTTGATCAAAATTATCACGTTTGTGAAGAAGGTTTTTGGGCTATTAAACTTAAATTTAATACTCAAGTCATTTTACAAGCAAGTTTTTGTTTTACTCTTGAAAATAATATTTTAATTGCTTGCATACAAGGCTATAAGCATGAAAATTTAGACTCTTTGAGAATCAATAAAATTTGTACTAAAAAATTTTTTGGATTAAGACCAACGGATTTGATAATAGAATGTATTAAAATTTTAACCAAAATTTTAAATTGCAATGTCACACTTGGTGTTTATGAAAAAAATCAAATTCGATCACAAAAAAAACAAAATAAGGGTTACTATGTAAATTATCAAAAAATTTGGCTTGAAAATGCCGGAGAGCTCATAAAAATTAATAAACGTAATTACTATAAACTCTCTCATTTAAGAAAAAAAATTGAAGAAATTTCAAGTCAAAAACGCTCTATGTATAAAAAGCGTTTTGCAATACTTGATGAAATTGAAAAAAAAATCAACGAAATCTTTTCTAAATAATACTTTTTAAATATTTCACACTCTTCTTGCAACCTTCTTTTTGCAACCTTAAAAGCTTTTCTAGGTGCTCATTAGAAACCTCTTGAGGATAATAATATTGCATAGCCTTTAAACCTTTAAATAAAGGTTTTTCAATTTTAAAAGCACCTTCTCCTAACTTATCAACCCCACCCGTTCCTTTTTCTCTTTTAAAATTTGCACAATATGGATAACATTGTTCTATATTAATACGATCTAAACCTTCATTTTTTAAAATTTCTATACAAGCTTTAATATCAATATTCCCTTCTCCTAAAGGTACCCCACAAACATAATCTACCCCATCTTCATTAAAAATAATATGATCTTTACAATGAGTACTAAAAGTATATTTTGCCATATCCTTACAAGCTTTAATAGGATCTTCATAAGCCATCATTGAATTTCCAAAATCATATAAAAATCCTACTCTAGGATGATTGATTAAGGCTAATAATTCAAGTAAATCACTTGAAGTTTGATATTCATGATTTTCTATGGCAAGTTTTAAATCATAATTTTCTAAAATTTCAATTAAAGCCTTAATTTCATTAGATGAGTTTAAAAATTCTTCTTTATTGAAAAGTGCTGTAATTTTAGAGTCATCAAAGCTACCATCGCTTGCATTTTTAACTTTTTTACTTTTATCTGTTAATGGCACATAAGATCTAATAATCTTGGTGTTTAAAATTTGTGCCACTTTGGCAATTTTTTCAAATTTATTTTTATCAAAACCTTTAGCATCAATTTCACAATACATATTATATTCATCAAGCTTCGCTCTAATCTTTTTAAGGTGATGCTCTTCATTACTTCCTAAACATCCCCATTCCTCATCTAAACCAAAATCTTTAATGATATTTATAATCACTCCATCGCAGTCTAATTCTTTTGCAAAATCAATATAAGAAAATATATCCATTTTACCATTTTGAAACCATAAATGCATACTTTCAGTCTCTAAACCAATTTTCATTTTTCTTCCTTTAAATTATTTTTTTCTTAGCTATCATTTTTAATAAAATAGTTGTTACCACAACACCACAAATTGCAAAAAATCCCATTAGCGCAAAAACAATCCTGTAACCCAATAAACTTTTATCGAAATAATCAATAATAAAACCATATAATGCAAAACAAAAAAGCTGAGGAGAATATCCAAAAATACAAGCAATACTCATAGCTGCTCCACTAATTTCTCTAGGAATTTTAATCTCATCTACAGGAGCAAAAAAAGTCGCGCGCATAGTAAATACAATTGCTCCAAAACCTAAAGTTAAACACATTCCAAAATAAATATTTAGTTTTTCATGTGGCATTAAAATAAAAATCAAAATCGCAAAAGCTGCTAAAATTAAAGCAAATCTTAAATATCTAGTAGAAGAGTGAAATTTTTTATCGGCTAAATACCCACCTATAGGACCGCCAACTAACTTTAAAGTATATTGATTGATGATTCCATAAGTGTCCCTACTAAGGCCACTGGCATACCATAAATGTCTTTTAAAAATGGTATAAATGAAGTCAAACCACAATAAATAGAATAAATTGTAAAAATAGTTAAAGAGACTACCCAAATTTCAGGAGTTTTTATAGCCTTTATTACTCCGTTTAAAGCAACTTGATTTTTACTAATTTGACGTCCTTGTTCATCAGTGGTAGTAACTTTATCATCCTCAAGTAAAAAATAGGCTAAAATACCTGCAACGATAATACAAACACTATAAAATATTATAGCAGCCTTAAGCCCACTTGCTCCAGAACCTAAAAGTAAGAAAATTCCCAAAGCGCTAAAAGCAACAATGGTATCTACCACACCTCTTCCAGCCTCTAAAAAACCAAAAAGTCTTCCTTGTTGCGTAGAATCTCCAAGCAAGCGAATCGCCTTTAAAAGAACAGGCCAATAAATCACCTCGCCAAATAAAGCCAATAATCCCCAAGCGATTAAAATACCATAAAATGATGGGAAAGTGGAAATATAAATTCCAACCAAACCAACACATATTAAAGACAATGGGATAAGATTTCTTTTAGAAAATCTATCCGCTATATAAATTGAAGCGAAATTTCCAACCGTTTAGACTATGCCATAAACTGAAAGTGCAAGACCAATTTGAGTATTACTAAGACTCATAAATTCTTGCATAGGAATATAAAATGCATCTTTTAAAGAAGAGAGTTTAAAAACAGTTCCTCCCCCAATAACCAAAACAATAAAAGTAAACCATCGAATAGGTTTTGTCTCCATAGCCCCACTCCTCATTTTTATATTAATGAATTATTAATTATCATAACATAAAAAATATTATTCGAATAATTTTAAAATATATTTTAATTAAATTTAAATATATAATGTTACCTTTGGTAATGTTTTATCAAATCAAGTATAAATTAAGTATATTTTGATATAATTAAAAGTTTGCATAAGTAATTAAAACTTTGCAAAATCCTTGCTCATTTTATGGGCTTAATATCCATAAGGAGAATATATGAAACATTATGAGGTTTTATTCATTTTAAAACCAACTCTTACAGAAGAAGAAGTTAATACCAAGTTGGAATTCGTAAAAGAAGTCCTTACAAAAAACGGTGCAGAAATTGAAACTGTTGTTCCAATGGGCACTAGAAAACTCGCTTATAAAATTAAAAAATATGAACGTGGAACATATTTTGTAATTTATTTTAAAGCTCCTCCTAAATTAATTGCTGAATTAGAAAGAGTTTTAAGAATCACAGAAGAAATAATTAGATTTTTAATCGTAAAATATGAGAACAAAAAAGAGATTGCGGCTTGGGAAAAACTAAGTCATGGTATCAAGCAATCTAAAAAAGAGATTAAACCTTTAGATACCCCTGAAATTCAATAAGGAATATAATGTTTAATAAAGTTGTTTTGGTTGGTAATCTTACACGCAATATAGAAATGCGTTACGGGCAAAATGGTAATGCGATTGGTGCTTCAGCTATTGCTGTAACTAGACGCTTTACTGCAAATGGAGAAAAAAGAGAAGAAACTTGCTTTATTGATATTAGCTTTTACGGCAGAACAGCAGAAATTGCAAATCAATATCTCACAAAAGGATCAAAAATTTTAATTGAAGGACGCTTAAGATTTGAACAATGGAGCGATCAAAATGGTCAAAATCGTTCAAAACATAGCATTCAAGTTGAAAATATGGAAATGCTAGGAGCAAATAATACTCCTCAAAATAGTGGAAATTTTAGCAATGGATATGCAAATTATGAAAATCAAAGCTATGATCCTTATGCAGGTCAAAATAATTTTGAAAAAACTCCACAAAAGATGCAAAATTCCAATCAAAACCAAGAAAAAATCAAAGAGATTGATGTCGATGCTTATGATAGTGACGACACAGATTTACCATTTTAAAAAGGATTAACTATGGCAGAAAAAAGAAAATATTCTCGTAAATATTGCAAATATACTGAAGCAAAAGTTGAATTTATAGATTATAAAGATACAGCTATGTTAAAACATGCTTTATCAGAAAGATTTAAAATTATGCCTCGTCGCTTAACAGGGACAAGCAAAAAATATCAAGAAATGGTTGAAGTAGCAATTAAACGTGCCAGACATGTTGCTCTAATTCCTTATATAGTAGATAGAAAAGAAGTAATCAGCAATCCTTTTGAAGGATTATAAAAAAGAAGCAAAGGTTTTTTAACCTTTGCTTGATATTTATTTTATTAAAGCGTATTTTAAAACTTCATCAAAATTTTTCACAGCAATGATTTTCATATTATCCTTAACTTCGCTAGGAATATCTTTTAAATCTCTCTCATAATTTTTTTTCGGAATTAAAGCAATTTTTATATCAGCTTTATAAGCAGCAATGAGTTTTTCTTTTAATCCTCCTATAGGCAATACATTTCCCGCTAAATCAATTTCACCTGTCATCGCTATATTGGCACATACTTTTTTATCGCTAAAAACAGAGGCGATAGCAGTGCTTATGGTGATACCTGCACTTGGTCCATCTTTAGGGGTTGCACCATCTGGAACATGAATGTGTAAATCATAATGATCATAAACATTACCTTTGGAATCTAAAATAAATTTTTTAGGAACTTTGATTTTACCTTGGTCAATTAAAACTTTAATCACACTAAAAGCAATTTTAGCTGATTCTTTCATAACATCACCTAAACTTCCAGTTAAAGTTAAATTTCCCTTACCTTTTATTTTAATCGCCTCAACCTTTAGTACATCACCACCCACACTTGTCCAAGCTAAACCATTAACTTGTCCTATGCGATCTTCCCCATCATTTTTTTCAATTTCAAAAACTTTTTTATCTAAAAATTCCTCTAAATTTTTAACACCAATATTGATTTTTTTTATTTTTTCTAAAAGTAATTTTTTTGCGCTTTTTCGACAAATTTCAGCTACTTTTCTGCGTAAATTTCTTACACCTGATTCTCTAGTATATTCACTAATAATAAGCTCTATAGCTTCATTACTTATGTTTAATTCACTAGCTTTTAATCCATGTTTTTTAAGCTCATCTGGAATGAGATATTTTTTAGCAATATGAAATTTCTCATTAGGCGTATAGGAACTAAGTTCTATAAATTCCATTCTATCTCGCAAAGGTGCAGGAATATTGCTTATATCATTAGCAGTAGCTATAAAAATAATCTTACTTAAATCAATATTAAAATTTAAATAATAATCCCTAAATTTTGAATTTTGTTCTGGATCAAGAATTTCTAAAAGAACAGCACTTGGATCACCCCTAAAACTTCGATTTAATTTATCTATTTCATCTAAAACAACTACTGGATTAATTTGTTTTGCTTCTATAAGTCCTTGAGTAATACGTCCTGGCAT is a window from the Campylobacter sp. RM10537 genome containing:
- the pgsA gene encoding CDP-diacylglycerol--glycerol-3-phosphate 3-phosphatidyltransferase, yielding MNLPNILAFLRIMLAPLFFFLLTHSFKEVDQSWINYFAALTFSLAAISDFFDGYIARTWNQTTKLGGILDPLADKMLILAAFLGLLMIGRANEWIIYLILVREFFITGFRVVMVSENLNVNASFAGKLKTTFQMIAIGFLTMQWAGGQILLYIAFVLTLYSGFEYVLSYMKQNKGKLQ
- the rseP gene encoding RIP metalloprotease RseP; this encodes MKSLFFLILILILGFKFYSIEFLATILVISFLIFFHELGHFLAAKSLGVKVEIFSIGFGKSLLEFNFKNTIYRLSTLPLGGYVKLKGQDDMRPGFENLDPDSYSILHPLKKIYILLAGPFFNLFLAFILYIVIGNLGIQKLSAQIGTIAPNSAAQIAGMKPDDIILSINGIKIQSFDEISKHLNLQPLNIVVDRNGEKINFNLTPKIGQGYNDFGQLVSKAQLGVSPKGTDILVFHTGLQSLNYALDESIKASTLIIKGIIKLITGEVEAKNLGGIITMANITSKAAQTSFTILLLITALISINLGILNLLPIPMLDGGHILFNIYEIIFRRKVSQKTFEYLSYGGMAILLSLMLFATFNDILRALQ
- a CDS encoding VirK family antimicrobial peptide resistance protein, with product MNKNFTYPTPNFSDPKKSIIFWRYSRFWARKILYFSQVNFFIKTLNKEKNNHLKYFFQEKPYACYNVIRRFCDKSFSANDRVKTLLYDVDKGLKTFTFFPERKNIFILKDEENTFEIDLDQNYHVCEEGFWAIKLKFNTQVILQASFCFTLENNILIACIQGYKHENLDSLRINKICTKKFFGLRPTDLIIECIKILTKILNCNVTLGVYEKNQIRSQKKQNKGYYVNYQKIWLENAGELIKINKRNYYKLSHLRKKIEEISSQKRSMYKKRFAILDEIEKKINEIFSK
- a CDS encoding sugar phosphate isomerase/epimerase family protein: MKIGLETESMHLWFQNGKMDIFSYIDFAKELDCDGVIINIIKDFGLDEEWGCLGSNEEHHLKKIRAKLDEYNMYCEIDAKGFDKNKFEKIAKVAQILNTKIIRSYVPLTDKSKKVKNASDGSFDDSKITALFNKEEFLNSSNEIKALIEILENYDLKLAIENHEYQTSSDLLELLALINHPRVGFLYDFGNSMMAYEDPIKACKDMAKYTFSTHCKDHIIFNEDGVDYVCGVPLGEGNIDIKACIEILKNEGLDRINIEQCYPYCANFKREKGTGGVDKLGEGAFKIEKPLFKGLKAMQYYYPQEVSNEHLEKLLRLQKEGCKKSVKYLKSII
- the rpsF gene encoding 30S ribosomal protein S6, with product MKHYEVLFILKPTLTEEEVNTKLEFVKEVLTKNGAEIETVVPMGTRKLAYKIKKYERGTYFVIYFKAPPKLIAELERVLRITEEIIRFLIVKYENKKEIAAWEKLSHGIKQSKKEIKPLDTPEIQ
- a CDS encoding single-stranded DNA-binding protein codes for the protein MFNKVVLVGNLTRNIEMRYGQNGNAIGASAIAVTRRFTANGEKREETCFIDISFYGRTAEIANQYLTKGSKILIEGRLRFEQWSDQNGQNRSKHSIQVENMEMLGANNTPQNSGNFSNGYANYENQSYDPYAGQNNFEKTPQKMQNSNQNQEKIKEIDVDAYDSDDTDLPF
- the rpsR gene encoding 30S ribosomal protein S18, yielding MAEKRKYSRKYCKYTEAKVEFIDYKDTAMLKHALSERFKIMPRRLTGTSKKYQEMVEVAIKRARHVALIPYIVDRKEVISNPFEGL